The DNA sequence CCCTTGCGGCCGACGCTCTCGACCTGCACGTAGAAGGCGTACTCGCCGTCGTCGGCGGGCGGGACATGCTTGATGAGGTGGTCGCGCAGGAACTCGGGGGCGTGCTCCGAGAGCTTGAACTGGTTGAAGACCCGCAGCGCCGCCATGATCTCGGGGCGCCAGGAGCCGCGCACCGTGACCTTTTCGAGGCCGGCGCCGAAGTAGCGCGGCAAGGTAAACGTCTCGGAATGCGGCACGTAGTACGTCTCCAGCGAGCCGACCGGCGGGGGGAACGCGAGGGTGCGCGCCCCGGCGAAGGGCGGCATCTCGACGAACTCCCCGGCTTCGTAGTAGAAGCGCTGGGTCGCGGGCGAGAATTCCGAGAGCACCGTGTGCAGCACCCCGGGCGCAAGAGAGATGGACCGGAACGACGCGAAGGCGATGTGGACCTCCTCCAGGACGTCCATGTGCGCGGCCGCCCGCCGGGCCATGATGTTGGACACGCCGGGCGTGGCGCCGCACCCCAGGAGGACCGTGATGCCGGCCTCCCGCGCCTGCGCGTCGAGGGCGAGTTGCTTCGGGGTGTTGGCGAGGCCGCCAAGATCGAGCATGCTGCGGCGCGCGCCGATCGCGGCCTCGACGATGCCCACGCCGAACTTGTTGCTGGTGCAGTTGAGCACGAAGTCGAAGCGCTCGAACATGGCGCGGAGCGCCGCCTGGTCCGTGACGTCCACCGTCTCGGCCGCGAGCCGCGGGTCGCCCAGATCGCCGCAGAACGCCGCGGCCTTGGCCGCGTCGATGTCCGCCACGACGATGCGGTCGGCGCTGCTCGTCTTGACCAGATCGATGGTGGCCTCGGAGCCCATGGCTCCGCAGCCGCCCAGCACGAGGATGTCCATCAGGCGACTCCCGCCGGCACCTGGCCGGCCTCCGCGTAGCTTCGCTCCGCCACGATCGTCTCGTGGACCAGGATCTCCCGCTTCGCGAGTTCGGCGAAGAACGCCTGCGGGTCGAAGCAGGCTTCCGGGGCGAGCACTCCCGGGCGCCTGGCCTGGCCGCCCGCGAGCAACTGGGCGCCGATGCTCGCCGGGATGCCCGTGACCTTGGCGGTGCACGAGAACTGCCACTTCGACTTCGGCGGGTGCGAGAGGTTGTACGTGGCCACGATCCCCCCGGGGCCGCGCCGCCCCACCACCTCGACGTTCACCAGGAAGGCCCATTCCTCGTCGTCCGTGGGGCTGCTCTGTTGCAGGAAGCACTCGCGAAGGAAGGCCTTGGGCGCAATTTCGGCGCCGGCGATGCGCACCGGATCGGTGCCCAGCAGGCCGAAGCGGTTGAAGGTGCGGAGGCCCTCCATCGTCTCGGGCCGCCAGCAGCCCCGCACGTCCACGCGCCGCAGGCTCGGGCCGAAGAAGCGCGGCATCGTGCGCGTCTCGGAATGCGGGACGTAGTACACGATCTGCTTGCCGACGGGCGGCGCGAACACGACCTCCCGGGCGCCCGTGAACGGCGTGGTTTCGATGAACTGCCCGTCCTCGTAGTAGAACCGCTTGGTGCCGGGCGAGAATTCGTCGAGCACGGTATCCAGGAGCCCAGGCGACGGGGCGATCGCGCGGAACGTGGCGAACGCGACGTGGATCTCGTGCAGCTCGTCCATGTGCTCGCTGCCGCGCCGCGCCATCAGGTTCGTGACGCCGGGCGTGGCGCCGCAGCCCAGCAGGATGGTGCAGCCGGCGGCCCGGGCGCGATCGTCCATCTCGAGTTGCAGCGGCGTGTTGTAGAGGCCGCCCAGGTCGAGCATGTTGCGGCCGGCGGCGATCGCCGCCTCCGTGATGCCCAGCCCGAACTTGTAGCTGGTGCAGTTGACCACGATGTCGAACGCACCGAAGAGCTGGATCAGCGCCGCCTTGTCGGTCACGTCGACCGCCATCGCCCGTAGCCGGGGATCGGCCAGGCCGTCGCAGAAGGCCGCCGCCTTGCCGGCGTCCACGTCGGCCACCACGATTTCCGAGAGCGACGAGGTGAGCGCGAGGTCGCGGGTCGCCTCCGACCCCATCGCCCCGCAGCCCCCCAGGACCAGCGCCTTCAAGGTTCTCGAACTCCTTTCGGTCATGCGCGAGGCCGGCACGGAGGCCGGCCCCTCTGGTGCTATCCGGCGCTCACCGCGGCTCTGCTGCCAAACACCGCCTCCAGCGCGCCCGAGTAGACGGAAAGCCCCTCGACCAGTTGCTCGTCGGTCATGACCAGCGGCATGAGCGTGCGGATGATGTTGCCGTGCGTGCCGGCCGAGAGCGTGATGACGCCGTGCTCGTAGCACCACTTGATCACGGCCTTGGCCTCGTCGCCCGCCGGTTCCCGCGTGGCCGGGTGCTTGACCAGTTCGATCGCGATCATCGCGCCCAGGCCCCGCACGTCGCCGATGTGGGGGATCCGCTCGCGCAGGATCAGGAAGTGCGCCTGCACCTGGTTGCCGATCGCCTCGGCGCGGCCCAGGAGGCCGGGCATCTTGCCGAGCACGGCCAAGGCGGCGGCACACGCGATGGGCGATCCGCCGTAGGTGCCGCCCAGGCCGCCCACCTGGGGGGCGTCCATGATCTCGGCGCGGCCGATGACGGCTCCCAGCGGGAGGCCTGCGGCCAGTGACTTGGCCGCGAGCACGAGGTCGGGAGCCAGGCCGAAGTGCTCGGACGCGAACATGTAGCCGGTGCGACCGATGCCGGTCTGGATCTCGTCCGCGATCAGCAGGATGCCGTGCTTGTCGCACGTCTCGCGCAGGCGGTGGAACCATTCGGGGGGCGGCACGTAGAAGCCGCCCTCTCCGAGGATCGGCTCGACGATGATCGCCGCGACATCCGCGGCATCCACCACGGTCTTGAAGGCCTGCTCGAGCGCGCCCGCGCAGGTCGCCTCGCAAGCCGGGTAGGCCAGATCGAGCGGGCAGCGGTAGCAGGTGGCGTACGGGATGCGGTACACCTCCGGCAGGAAGGGCCCGAAGCCTCGCTTGTAAGGCAGGATCTTGCTGGTGAGCGTCATTCCGCCGTACGTTCGGCCATGAAACGCGTGGTCGAAGCAGATCACCGCGCTGCGGCCGGTGTGGTGGCGGGCGATCTTGATCGCGTTCTCCACCGCCTCGGCGCCCGAGTTGACGAGCAGGGTCTTGGCCGGTCCCGGCACGGGCGCCAGGCGCGCCAGGGTCTCGGCGAGTTCCACGTAGGGTTCGTTGACGTTGACGTGGAAGCAGGTGTGGAGATAACGGTCGGCCTGCGCCTTGACAGCCGCGACGACATCCGGATCGGCATGCCCGATGTTGAGACAGCCCAGGCCGCCCCCGAAATCGAGGTAACGGTTGCCGTCCACGTCCCAGACGACGGCGCCTTCCCCGCCGGCGAGCACGATCGGGTTGAACTGGAAGGGCCCGCGCGGCACCGCCGCGTCGCGCCGCGCCATGATCTCGCGGCTGCGGGGCCCCGGAATCGCGGTTTGCAGGCGGATATGGCTCATGATGGCTTCCCCCGGCCCTTGGCCCGGTCGTACGGGAACCAGCAGTGCTTCCCTTCGGAGCGGATGTCGAGGTGGACGTGCTTGGTCTCTCGGGAGGCGTCCAGGCTCATCTCAGGCATTGCGGGTCAGCTCCGGGAGCCAGGTGTTGGCTACCACCAGCAGGATCGCCACGAAAGTCATGACCAGGGCCAGTTTCTGCGAGCCGGTCAGTTGCTCCTTTAGCACCGGCACGACGTAGAGCAGGGTCACGACGGGATAGAGGCCCGACAACGGGGTCACGATCGAGACGGGGCCCGTCGCCCACGCCCGGAACAGCGTCACGTCGCCCAGCACGAACAGGGCCGTGGGGATCAGCGCCAGCGCCAGGTCGCGTGGCGGCCCCAGCTTGCCCCGGGTGGCAAGGAGGCCGTAGGGCGCCAGGATCGCGACGACGGCGACGAGGTTCGCGAGCAGGTAGTTGGCATCCCAGCCGGCGGCGGAGCCGTCGGCGGCCACGACCTCGGGCGGCACCATGTAGGCTACCTTCGAGAAATACGACCCCGTGCCCCATAGCGCGACGACGATGAGCGACAGCCACAGCCACCGGCGGCTGGGCTTCGCCGGCGCCACCGCCACCGCTCCGCCCGGTTCCGGAGCGGCCTCGGCCTTCGCCTCGGGCTGATAGGCCATGAGCGCGGCGACGCCGATGATCAGCGCGATACCCACGTACTGCAGCGGAATCAGGCGCTCCGCATCGCCGATGAACACGCCGGCCAGGATGACGGTCACCACCGGGAACGCGGCGGTCACCGTGCCGACGAGCGCCACCTTCCCGGACTCCAGGGCCAGGTAGTAGAAGAGCCATGCGCCGGCGATGAAGGCCCCGGAGACGAGGCCCCACACCAGGAAGGTGTTCGAGCCCTGGCCGCCCCAGAAGGGCTGGTGCGGCCACACCAGGATCGCTCCCGCGTTGACGACGACCTTCAGGAACACGTAGAGCAGGATGAACGCCCCGGCCGAGACGTTGGCCATGAACTGCTTGGTGAGCGCCTGGGCCAGCCCGTAGAACACCACCGTGGCGACTAGCGGTACCTGCCACCCGGACAGGGAGAAGTCCATGGGGATCCCCTACCCTCCCGGGAAGCCAGGAAACGGGAGGGGCCCGGATGTCCGCTAGTCGGGCATCTTGCCGGTGTCGAGGATGTCGAGCAGGACCTGGAACTCGACTCCGAGGCCTGTCGCGAGGCGCTTGAGGTTGGGCAGCTGAGGGGCCACGCGCAACCGACCGGCCTCGAGGTGGCCGATGAGCGCGCGCGTGACGCCCGCCCGATCCGCCAGCTGCTGCTGAGTCAGACCAAGCTCGCCGCGCCTCGTGCGGACGTATGCGGACAGAGCCTCTATCGGCTTCACCAGTCCCCCCCGGAACCTTGCCCTCGATCCTTGAGGACCCTCCAGGGACAATCTACCCCTGGCTGTACGTTGCGTGCGTAAAGCGTCCATAAAGAATGAAGATCGAGCTGCCCGAGGGCGTTCGGAAGCGGGCGATCGCGCCTCCTGACGACCCGGGCTGGCAGGATCGGGCTATTTCGACGCCGGACCCTCGGTTAGTCTCGATACTGCTCAGGTTCGTGCCCTCGCGTGCGAAACGCGAGGTGACGCGATGCGTCCGGACTTCGGCGCCCGCCGGGAACGCCTGGCGGCGCTCCTGGAGGCTGACGGTTTCGACGGCCTCCTGGTTTCCGAACTCGCCAACATCCGGTACCTGACCGGCTTCGACGGGGGGTGGGGCCGGCTCGTCCAGGGGCCCCTCGCCCACATCCTGGTGGTGGACGCGCGGTACCGGGATCGGGCGCCCGATCTGCCGGCCGGCGTCGAGCTGCTGGTCGCGGAAGGCGTGCGGACGGCCGACGCGGTGCGAGAAGCCGTCGGCCTGGCCGGCTGCACTCGGCTGGCGTTCGAGCCGGGCGCGCTCTCCTGGTGGGAACACGGGGCCATTTCGAGCCGGCTGCAGCCGGGTAGTCGCTTTTCGCCGGCGGGTGGCCACGTCGAAGCGCTGCGCGCCATCAAGGACGAGGGCGAGCGCAAGCTGATCGCGCACGCGGCGGCGGTGACCGACCGGGCGATCGCGGCGGCGCTGGCCTGCGCGGTGCCCGGGGAACGCGAGATAGACGTCGCGGCGACCCTCGCGGCGGCCCTCCGGCGCGAGGGGGACGGCGGCGCGCCGGCCTTCGAGCCCCTGGTCGCCGGTGGGGCCGGCACGGCCCGGATCCACGCCCGCCCTTCGCGGCGGCGCCTGGAATCCGGAGACCTGCTCCTCGTCGACGCCGGGGCGACCATTTCCGGC is a window from the Candidatus Tanganyikabacteria bacterium genome containing:
- a CDS encoding aminopeptidase P family protein, with protein sequence MRPDFGARRERLAALLEADGFDGLLVSELANIRYLTGFDGGWGRLVQGPLAHILVVDARYRDRAPDLPAGVELLVAEGVRTADAVREAVGLAGCTRLAFEPGALSWWEHGAISSRLQPGSRFSPAGGHVEALRAIKDEGERKLIAHAAAVTDRAIAAALACAVPGEREIDVAATLAAALRREGDGGAPAFEPLVAGGAGTARIHARPSRRRLESGDLLLVDAGATISGLAADCARTVVVGERPDRRQREGLDVVQAALEAAIRCAEPGRPVRDLVRAAERRLARHGFGLAHDLGHGVGLEVHEEPRVAADSDAVLAAGMVVAIEPGIYVPGWGGVRIEETVEVTPEGPLVLTAAPRFAGGARF
- a CDS encoding saccharopine dehydrogenase NADP-binding domain-containing protein, which translates into the protein MKALVLGGCGAMGSEATRDLALTSSLSEIVVADVDAGKAAAFCDGLADPRLRAMAVDVTDKAALIQLFGAFDIVVNCTSYKFGLGITEAAIAAGRNMLDLGGLYNTPLQLEMDDRARAAGCTILLGCGATPGVTNLMARRGSEHMDELHEIHVAFATFRAIAPSPGLLDTVLDEFSPGTKRFYYEDGQFIETTPFTGAREVVFAPPVGKQIVYYVPHSETRTMPRFFGPSLRRVDVRGCWRPETMEGLRTFNRFGLLGTDPVRIAGAEIAPKAFLRECFLQQSSPTDDEEWAFLVNVEVVGRRGPGGIVATYNLSHPPKSKWQFSCTAKVTGIPASIGAQLLAGGQARRPGVLAPEACFDPQAFFAELAKREILVHETIVAERSYAEAGQVPAGVA
- the gabT gene encoding 4-aminobutyrate--2-oxoglutarate transaminase — translated: MSHIRLQTAIPGPRSREIMARRDAAVPRGPFQFNPIVLAGGEGAVVWDVDGNRYLDFGGGLGCLNIGHADPDVVAAVKAQADRYLHTCFHVNVNEPYVELAETLARLAPVPGPAKTLLVNSGAEAVENAIKIARHHTGRSAVICFDHAFHGRTYGGMTLTSKILPYKRGFGPFLPEVYRIPYATCYRCPLDLAYPACEATCAGALEQAFKTVVDAADVAAIIVEPILGEGGFYVPPPEWFHRLRETCDKHGILLIADEIQTGIGRTGYMFASEHFGLAPDLVLAAKSLAAGLPLGAVIGRAEIMDAPQVGGLGGTYGGSPIACAAALAVLGKMPGLLGRAEAIGNQVQAHFLILRERIPHIGDVRGLGAMIAIELVKHPATREPAGDEAKAVIKWCYEHGVITLSAGTHGNIIRTLMPLVMTDEQLVEGLSVYSGALEAVFGSRAAVSAG
- a CDS encoding helix-turn-helix transcriptional regulator, with product MDALRTQRTARGRLSLEGPQGSRARFRGGLVKPIEALSAYVRTRRGELGLTQQQLADRAGVTRALIGHLEAGRLRVAPQLPNLKRLATGLGVEFQVLLDILDTGKMPD
- a CDS encoding saccharopine dehydrogenase NADP-binding domain-containing protein, which codes for MDILVLGGCGAMGSEATIDLVKTSSADRIVVADIDAAKAAAFCGDLGDPRLAAETVDVTDQAALRAMFERFDFVLNCTSNKFGVGIVEAAIGARRSMLDLGGLANTPKQLALDAQAREAGITVLLGCGATPGVSNIMARRAAAHMDVLEEVHIAFASFRSISLAPGVLHTVLSEFSPATQRFYYEAGEFVEMPPFAGARTLAFPPPVGSLETYYVPHSETFTLPRYFGAGLEKVTVRGSWRPEIMAALRVFNQFKLSEHAPEFLRDHLIKHVPPADDGEYAFYVQVESVGRKGDQRVVVTHDLTHPGKDVWRHTCTAKVTGIPASIGAQLLLSGRAARTGVMGCEECFEPEPFFAELARRDIVVHERVVAERTYRAEAIRVPA
- a CDS encoding EamA family transporter translates to MDFSLSGWQVPLVATVVFYGLAQALTKQFMANVSAGAFILLYVFLKVVVNAGAILVWPHQPFWGGQGSNTFLVWGLVSGAFIAGAWLFYYLALESGKVALVGTVTAAFPVVTVILAGVFIGDAERLIPLQYVGIALIIGVAALMAYQPEAKAEAAPEPGGAVAVAPAKPSRRWLWLSLIVVALWGTGSYFSKVAYMVPPEVVAADGSAAGWDANYLLANLVAVVAILAPYGLLATRGKLGPPRDLALALIPTALFVLGDVTLFRAWATGPVSIVTPLSGLYPVVTLLYVVPVLKEQLTGSQKLALVMTFVAILLVVANTWLPELTRNA